In the genome of Aequorivita sp. H23M31, the window AAAGCGTTATAAACAAAATTGCCATCCTTCCCTAGTTTGTTGAGAACTCGGTCTTTTAAAAAGTAGGTATTTTTGAAGTTGTCAACGCCTATGAAGCGATCCATGGTCACCGGAATTGTTTCCTTTATTGCCACAGTTTGGGCGCCTCCTATCTGGGGAAATATCAACAATAGAAATAAATATCGAAACATATTTAATTGATTAAAGGCAAAGATACCTCTTACCCATAGAAGTCGAAATGATTTTGGAGAGTTTTGAAAATTATTCTGACGGCGAAGTTGACACCAAACAACCAATCACTAAAAAGCAGTTGCCTAAAATCCAAAATAGTTTTAAGTTGCAGCTACACTTGTAATTTAAACAAAAGAGATAAGAACATTTTAATCATAAAAAATTATGTTGAAGCACTTATACCTTACAATAATTATTTCACTCCTCGCCTGTTACGGATTCGCTCAACAAATAAGCGGTAGTGCTTTCTACACCTCCATGTATAAAGAAGATGAGCCAAAATTTGATGAGGAGGAGATGGAAGACCCCCTTACTCAGGCCCTTGCAGAACAATTAAAAAAGGGATTCCTTGATGAATATGAGCTCCAATTTAATCAAGAAGAATCCATTTTTAAGAAAATCCCAAAATTGGAAAAACCAGATCCAAATAAAGGAGGGATATCAATATCAATGTCCTTGATGGGAGAAAACGAAATTTTGTATAAGAATATAAAGGAAAACAAATTGATCAATGAAAAGGAATTATATGGAAAACCGTTTTTGATTCAAGATACCATTGAAATCAGGGATTGGAAATTGAGTAAGGAAAGCAAAACTATTGGAGAATACGTATGCTTTAAAGCTACTTATCTTCCTCCTAGCCTCAGCGGGGATAAGGATAATGAGGAGAATTCTTCAACTCACTCGGAAACCAAGGAAGAAGAGATTATTGCGTGGTACACTCCACAGATTCCCGTTAAAAATGGCCCCAAGAATTATGGTGGTTTGCCCGGCTTGATCTTGGAAGTACAGGAGGGAAAATTAATTTTTCTCTGTACAAAAATTGTACTAAGCCCCAAAGAACCAATGGGAATCATAAAACCATCCAAAGGGAAAAAAGTAAGCCAAAAAGAATTCGATGCCATTTTAGAGAAAAAGAATGAAGAAATGAGGGAAAACTTTAAAACCCGAAAACGGAGAGAGTAATTACTCTTGAAGATGTAAGTCGCGCTAATTCTAGGCAGTGTATTTGCAGCGGTAGCCGCAAAAGTAGCGGCAGTTATTAAGGATGGATTTCATGTATATTTGTTTCCATCCATAAAAAACTCTCAAATTCACTAAAATACACATTGTATGAAAGCATTTATAACCTTGCTCTTCCTTATTTTTTCACTGCAAAACTTCGCCCAAAACATTAGTGGTCAGGCCTATTATCAATCTAAAAATGCATTGGACTTTGATGTTTCCGACACAAAATCGCAACTATCGGAGGATGTGAAAAAGACGATCCTCGACGGAATGAAAAGCATGCTGGAAAACACTTTTATCCTCACTTTCAATAAGGAAGAATCCATTTATAGGGAAGAAGAAAAACTAGATGCTAATCCCGCATACGCCGGAATGAAAATGATGATGGGCAGTTTTATGCCGGGACCGATGTATAAGAATCTCAAAACTGGTAAAATGCTGGAGGAAAACGAATTCTTCGGAAAGCAATTTTTGGTTACCGATACTATTCAGAAATTAGATTGGAAGCTTGAAAAGGAATCCAAACAAATTGGTCAATATGTGGTATTTAAAGCCACTGCTATCAAAAAAATAGACCCGAATGATTTCCTAATGGCACGACCCAAGAAAAAAGACTCATCGGCAAATGAGGCAAAAGATGAAAAAGAAAAAAACGCAGATAATAAGAAAAATGAAATCCCAGATCCTATGGATATGATCGAAATCCCAGAAGAGATTGAAATTACTGCCTGGTACACGCCACAAATCCCCGTTAGCAATGGTCCTGGAGAATATGGAGGACTTCCAGGATTGATAATGGAATTGAGCTTTTATAAAACCACGATTCTCTGTTCAAAAATTGTAATGAATCCGAAGGCGGCAGAAAAAATTGAAGCACCAAAAAAAGGAAAAGAAGTTTCCAGAGAGGAATACACTAAGATCGTAAAGGAAAAGACCGAAGAGCTCCGGGAGAATTTTAGGAATATGGGTGGTAGACGTGGAAGTGGATTCTAAAAAGAAATTGAAATCGAAATCGAAATCGAAATTCAAAGTGAAATTGTAACCAAAAATTTAAGAGAAATCTTCTCTGCCGTCTTTGCGCCCCTGCCCGTCCGGCAGGCGGATCTGCAGTAAAATATCTTTTTTTAAATGAAAAAAATCATTCCCTTTCTATTTATAATTTTCTCAATCTCCCTTTCCGCCCAAAATATAAGCGGCAAGGCATATTATAAATCCAATACCAATACTGGCAGGGATTACAGTGAAATGCCGGAGGAAAAAAGACTTCGACTTGAAAAAAGGGATAAGGAGCTTTATGAGAAAACGTATATCCTTACCTTCAACAACAAAGAATCTATTTTCAAAGAAGAAGAAACCCTAAAAGATCCACGAACTTCAGCATATATGATGGGAGTTTTTTCAGCTATGAGAAGTTATATCATCAAAAGCATCTTTAAGAATCTGGAGACCAGGAGAATTATCGAAGAAAGGGAATTCTTGGGAAAAAAGTTTCTTATTGATGACACGCTGACAAATATAGATTGGCAACTAGAAAAAGAATCCAAACAAATTGGAGAGCATATTGTTTTTAAGGCCACCGCGACAATAAAAGTTGATTTGAATGATTACCGTACGCAAATTTCAACACCTCAAGATTCAGTAGAGACAAAAAATGAAGGGATTTTTATAGCGACTGCGTGGTACACTCCACAGATTCCAGTTTCAAATGGTCCTGACGAATATTCGGGATTACCGGGACTGATTATGGAACTCAATGTAGGACGAACAACCTTCCTATGTTCCAAAATTATTTTATATAATGAAAATAAAGTCAAAATTAATCCTCCCAAAAAAGGGGAAGTTGTCACTTATGAAAAATTTGAGAAGATTGTAGCCCTTAAAAAAGAGGAGTTAGAGAAGAATTAAGAGTAAAATAATTGGTGATTGGAAATACCTCTCGCCCCATCCCATTTCCGTAAACTCGGAAACCTTTGATTAAAAAATATAAAATGAATAAAATCCTATTCTTCCTCTTCACAATATTTTCTCTTTCTCTTTCCGCCCAGAGTATCAAGGTAAGAGGAACTATCAAAGACAGTATCGGCAGTCCGTTGGAATTTGCCAATGTTATAGCCAGCATAAAATCTACTGGCGAAACAGAATCGTATGGCATCACCAACCACGAAGGTCGTTTTCAACTGGACCTTCCAAAAGGAAATACCTATGTTTTGAGAGCGAGTTTCTTGGGTTTCCAAAATGCGGAAAAGTTAGTTGAAGTTCCTGATAATGCCCAAAATATGCAAATCGATTTTATTCTTAAAGAACAAGAAAACCGATTGGATGATGTGGAACTTGTCTATGAAATGCCCGTTACTATCAAAGGAGACACGATTGTTTACAACGCCGATAGTTTCACTTCTGGCACTGAACGCAAACTGGGCGACGTGCTGAAAAAACTACCTGGTGTGGAAGTGAACAAAGAAGGTGAAATCCAGGTAGAAGGTAAAACCGTTCAAAAAGTAATGGTGGAAGGAAAGGACTTTTTTGATGGCGACAGCAAACTTGCAACAAAGAATATTCCCGCCGATGCAGTTGATAAAGTTGAGGTTTTGCGAAATTACAATGAAGTGGGCCAAATGCGCGGTCTTGGAAATGATCAGGATAACATAGCCATCAACATTAAACTCAAGGAAGGAAAAAAGAATTTTTGGTTTGGCGAAGTTACAGGTGGAGCAGGTATTGCTGATGATTATGGTGATGAAAATGGCAGGTATTTAGTCCATCCCAAATTGTTTTATTACAGTCCTAAATACAGTATTAACCTAATTACGGATTTCAATAATATTGGAGAGGTGCCATTTACTTTTATGGATTACTTCAAGTTTACCGGAGGATTTCGAAACATCAATCGAAGTGGGGGCACCAATTTTAATATTAGCAATAGCGACTTGGGATTTGCAATGGCCCAAAACGATCGTGCAAAGGCAATTACCGCGAAGTTTATTGCGGGAAATTTTAGTTACGCTGTTAACAAAAAATGGGATGTAAGCGGATTCACTATTCTTAGTGATAATAAAACTGATATTGTAAACAGCAGTATTCGGCAGTATAATCTTCAAGGAATTACTGAGAAAACCGATTCTGAAAATAATCAGCACAGCCAATTGGGGATGTTGAAATTAAGCAGCAGATATAAGCCAAGTCACAATTTTCAACTTGATTATGATGTTCTGGCTAAAACATCCAACCAACGCCAAGATGATACAACTATTTCCATATCAGCGGGCAATCAAAACGATATTTCAGGCTTAAAGGAAAACAAACCTCTTTCTATTAATCAAAATTTAAACGCTTATTACACCCTAAACGAAAAGAATATTTTCGCAGCTCAACTTCAGCATCTGTATCAAGATGAAGATCCATTTTATCAGGCAGTCCAGGATATAAATCCCTTTATGGGAAACCCTGAAATACCCGATCCTGTTGTTCTTGCCGAACGCTATAATATCAACCAGGACAAAAATGTGAAAAGCAATAAAATTGATGGGAAAATCGATTATTATTATGTGCTTAATAATTTAAGCAACTTAAATTTCACTCTCGGAACTACCTATAGCAATCAAAAATTCAAATCTGGGATATTCCAGATTCTGGACAATGGAGATACTAATCCCTTTGTAAGCGATGATTTTAACAATGATGTTTCCTATACTTTTTCAGATATATTTCTCGGGCTTCATTATAAACTTAAAACAGGGAAATTCATAATCACCCCCGGAATTACACTTCATAATTACAATTTGAAGAATGAACAATTTGGAACTATTTCTTCCCAAAATGATTGGAGAATACTTCCAGATCTCAATGTGATTTTAGAATTGAAAAAGAGTGAAAACCTACGATTCAATTATTCCATTTCTTCAGAATATAGCGACGTGAATAATTATGCACAAGCCTACGTTTTTAATAATTATAACCGGCTCTTCAAAGGAAATAGGGAATTGGAGAATTCGCTTTCGCATAATTATAATCTGTCCTATTTTAGTTTCAATCTATTTAATTACACCAATATACATGGAAGGTTAAACTATAGTAGAAGAATTGATGCCATAAAAAACACAACTGTTTTCTCGGGAATCAATCAGGTTAGCCGCCCCTTAAACTTTGACAGCAATTTTCCGGATGAAACATTTTCAGCTTATGGAAGTTTTAGCAAAAGGGTTAAAAAAATTGAGTTCAAATTGAACGCAAATCTATATTTAAGCAAGGTTCATAATATCATTAATGAGGAAATACGAGAAAGCGAGAGTTTTACCCAAAACTATACGGCGAGCATAGCCAGCAACTTTAGAAAGTTTCCAAATATTGAAGTTGGGTACACCTTCATCAAGAATGATTATGACAACGGAGGGGGAAATCAAACCTTTTTTACCAATAAGCCTTATGCGAAGTTGGATATGCGTTTTTTAAAGAATTTTGACTTTGTGGCGGATTGGGATTATTACAATTACACTAACGAAGAGAAAAGCATTAAAAATACTTATTCCTTCTTAAATGCGAATTTATATTACCAAAATGGAGAAAGTCCTTGGGAATTTTCGGTTCGAGCAACCAATATTCTGAATACAAAATCCTTGAACAACGATAGTTTTAGCGAACAGTTCACAATCGCTTCGCAATATTTTGTAATGCCACGCATTGTGATGTTTGTGATAAAATATGATCTTTAGTTGAAACCAAAATTGAAATCAAAATCGAAATCGAAACCGGAGGAGGATTGAAATCGAATTCTTTACAAAAGCTGAATTCCACATTCCCGATCCGCTTCTCCTTTAGTGGGATCGTAATAGTCGAATTCTATAGCAAGGTTGTACTGCTGGGTATATTGATACAAATCTTTTGTGGTGGCGTAATAAAACGGGCTCACTTTTAAGATTCCATTTTTTGTATAGCTCAAAATGTCCAATTTTTCCCGGTGCTCGGATTGTCCCTGCCTCACATTGGTAAACCATACGTCAGGGTTGTGGTCTTTTAATGCCCTTCTAAAAGGTTCCATCTTTACCAATTCGGTAAACAAGGCATGCAACCGGTCATTGACATCCGGAATTCCATAATAATAGCTAATAAACTCCTTTGAGAAAGTGGGTTTGTATTTGTAGAGGTTCAAGCGCAAGGATTTTTCCATCTCCCAGATATGCTCATAAGTAGAGGAGGTATTAAATCCCGTATCGCACCATATTACCGGAATATCAGGTTTCTGCTGCACGACGGCATGGATAAGAACGGTAGCATACGGTCTGAAATTACTGGTTATAATGGGTTTTTCAGCAAAAGACAATGCCCATTGGATAATATATTCCGCAGATTTTTCCCTTAGGATCTTGTTATAATATCCTAAATCGAGAACCTCATCTTTCTTTTTTGCCTCTACTTTCATCTTAAACGCAAAGATAGCAATCTCTGCTTCTTGATTTTAAAAAAAAAGATTTTTTTGTCTTTATATTAGTTAAGAATCAAATTGGCTGAACAAAAACAAAAAGTGGCAATAAGGAATGTGTCTGATTAATTACCTTTATCAACTTTCAAAAATAGGTTCACCTTATTTCCAGTAATCGTCAAAATGAATTATACATTTAGAAAGGCTACAATCCAAGATATTCCCCAAATTTGGCAAATCCTGCAAGATGCTATCGCTCGCCGGAAAGATGATGGCAGCAACCAATGGCAGGACGGTTATCCAAATCCCGAAACCATTGAAAATGATATTACCATTGAAGCTGGATACATTCTGGAAATAGATTCGCAAATTGCAGGTTACGCCGCAATCCTTATCAACGACGAACCGGAATATGATAACCTAAAAGGAAAATGGCTCACTACCGGTGATTTTGTTGTCTTTCATCGCTTGGCGGTTGCTAAAGAATTTTTAGGAAAAGGAATGGCGAGCGAGCTCTTTCTCCAGATAGAAAAATTCGCAAAGGACCATAACATTAACAGTATAAAAGCCGATACGAATTTTGACAATCTAGCAATGCTACATTTGTTTGAAAACCTGGGTTATCATTTTTGTGGCGAGGTATATTTCCGTGGTAGTGCGAGGAAAGCTTACGAGAAAGTACTATAAGAATAAAAGTTTTCCTTGAATGCATTATTTTAAGTTCAATAGAAATCCTTTTTTTCCAATCTGGCACGTTTTTTTCTAATCCGAGCGTAAAATTAACTTATGAAAAAATTCCTTTTAGGCGTAATCGTTGCTCTTGCAATTGTTTTTGTTTTCCGCTTTTGCGATAACAAAAAAAGTGATCGAGAGACAATTTCCGCAGATACTGCCTTAATTCAGAAAGAACTTAAAAATGTGGGTAAGCTTGTAGTGACGGAAGGAACTTATGGCCAAGTTTTTAGCTTTAAAGCGAGCAAAGATCTACTTTTCGGACTTACCTATGCAAATAAGCGCGCCCTTGTTGTTGTAAATGCCAATGCAACGATCGCATACGATTTAAGCAAGATACAAACCGAAATTGATGAGGCCACAAAAACGGTGACCATAACAAAAATTCCCGAGCCCGAACTTTCTATAAATCCGAACATTGAATATTACGATGTTCAACAAGATTACCTGAACAAATTTGATGCTTCGGATTACAACAAAATAAAGAGACGTGTAGAAAAATCGCTTCGTGAAAAGATCCAAGAATCCGAACTCCGCACCAATGCCGAAAATCGGCTGATTTCGGAACTTTCAAAGATTTATATTCTAACAAATTCTATGGGTTGGACATTAAAATACAATGCCACTGTTGTTGAAAACGAAGATGATCTTCAACAATTAAAACTCTGATGAAGTTGAAATTGAAATCGAAGTCGAAATCGAAATCGAAAATATAAATCAATTCCCTAGCATCCATTTATCAATCTTCGTTTCCCCCTCGGGGGCTAGGGGGAACCGATGAAGTTGAAGTTAAAATCGAAATCGAAATCAAAAATCAACTTCCTGGCATCCATTAACCAATCTTCGTTTCCCCCTCGGGGGCTAGGGGACCGATGAAGTTGAAGTTGAAATCGAAATCGAAATCGAAATCAAAAATCAACTTCCTGGCATCCATTAACCAATCTTCGTTTCCCCTCGGGGGCTAGGGGGATCGATGAAGTTGAAATCGAAATCGAAATCGAAATCGAAATCAAAAATCAACTTCCTGGCATCCATTAACCAATCTTCGTTTCCCCCTCGGGGGCTAGGGGGACCGATGAAGTTGAAGTCGAAATCGAAATCGGAATCGAAATCAAAAATCAACTTCCTGGCATCCATTAACCAATCTTCGTTTCCCCCTCGGGGGCTAGAGGGCAATGTCATTAAGTTAAGGTTTTCTCAAACTCCATCTTTCTGATTCTTAGTTATTTTTGGCTTTATTCTTGCGCGATATTTCCCAGGGTTTCTTTCTGATTTTCGATTGGGCCTACTAGGGACCAAATGCGATTTGTATAAGGATTTAAGTTCTTCTACAATGTCGCTTCCATCTGTTTTTTCATCAAGAAATAACGTTACTACTCTATTCTTTAAAAGCCCATAAGATATATTTGTGTTGACCTTATAATCGTATTTCTTACCCCGATTAATATCCTTAAGCTCATCTTCGAGCTCACTGACAATCAAGGTCTGTACATTGCTTACAAATAATGCTGCCTTAAAATCCTGTAGAATGCTCTGGTTTGAATAGCCGGAAAAGTGTTCGACTCTCAATTTGTTTTTGAGCTCGTCATAAAAAGTCTCTACGCCCCATCTTTTGAAGTATAGCTCCTTGAACTGACTTGTCGGGTACAGATTGCTGTCCAACAACGAGGTCATTAAAATCTCGACGTTCCCCTTGCCCAGCTCAATTCTCACCAGCCGTACTTTTATAGGACAGTTCTTAGTATATTCTTTATCTGTGAGTTTGGCATTTTTGCCTGGATATATCGCTACCACAAGTGACTTCTTTCTGCTCTTTTCAAAATCCATGACCAAACCGCTAAAACTTGTCTTTACCCGCATCAAATAATCAAATTCACTTTTGACATGCTGCTGTATAAAATCATAAGACGGATACCCCCTGTCGTAGATAATCAAGTCATTACTTTTACAATGCTCAAGATGGGTAAGGGCCAGATCTCTTTCTCCCCGTACTACGGGGGCCAAAATACCATCGAGGACATATTTATTCAGTACGTCATAAATAACGGAACATCTTGCCTGAACCAAAACAGTACTGGATTGGTTCTTGGTCTCCCCATAAATTGCTTTGAGCTCATCAGTGATCGGCAGGGTAATTCGAGTTCCATCTACCGCCAATAGCCTAAACCCGTTCCATAACTTTATCGCTGGAACATTATCGGTATAAAATTCGTTCAGCAATACTCGGGAGAGCTCATCGAACACTTCAGGCCTAATCTTCTTTCTGGCCTGTACAAAAGCGCTCTTGGTAAATTTCGAATTAGAACCAGCCTTAAGCAAGCTGGTGAAATTCTCTATTTCTAGGGATAGGCTTTTTCTTAGGAAGTTCAACATAAATAAAAGAAGGATTGGAAAACATTGTTTTCTGTTTCTAGTAAAATGTTCGTTTGAAACTTTAAACTCCGTTTTTAGCTCATTGCTAAAAATCGTTGCCTTTATCTTTTCAAGGATAAAATTAGCGGTTTTTTTTCATAAATAAGTCATTGATTATCAGTTAAATATACGATTTATTTGAATGAAAAACAAGTGTATATTACTGAAAATCAACAATTTAACACGCTAACTTAATGACATTGGGCTAGAGGGACCGATGAAGTTGAAGTTAAAATCGAAATCGAAATCAAAAATCAACTTCCTGGCATCCATTAACCAATCTTCGTTTCCCCCTCGGGGGCTAGGGGGACCGATGAAGTTGAAATTGAAATCGAAGTCGAAATCGAAATCGAAATCGAAAATATAAATCAATTCCCTAGCATCCATTTATCAATCTTCGTTTCCCCCTCGGGGGCTAGGGGGGACCGATGAAGTTGAAGTTAAAATCGAAATCGAAATCAAAAATCAACTTCCTGGCATCCATTAACCAATCTTCGTTTCCCCCTCGGGGGCTAGGGGGGACCGATGAAGTTGAAGTTAAAATCGAAATCGAAATCAAAAATCAACTTCCTGGCATCCATTAACCAATCTTCGTTTCCCCCTCGGGGGGCTAGGGGGATCGATGAAGTTGAAGTTGAAATCGAAATCGAAATCGAAGTCGAAGTCGAAAATAGTTCTTTATTGGTAATCCATCACTAAGGTTCCTGAGGGTTTTCTTGAGCTCTAAGAGCGAAAGAAAATGTACCGAAGGACTACCCTTAAAGCTTCTTGCTTAAACTAAAATATCCACCCCCATTCATAGCTTCCACTCCTTGACTTTTTAAGATTCCCGCTGCACTCGCGCTTCGCATTCCACTGGCACAGCAACAAATTACCGGTTTATTCCATTTTTTGATAGTGGACATTTTAGAGTTTAGACTTTGAAGCGGTATATTTTTGGAACCTGGAATGGCTCCGCTATCATATTCACCTTTGCTCCTGACGTCTAATATAATCGCACCACGATTTTTAAAATCCTGTATCTTCTTAGTTTTGTTTCCGAATAAAAAATCCAATAATCCCATAATTATAATTGTTTTTGTATTGACGGTCCTTGGAAATTCAAACCCCAAAATATCGGGACCACCTATTTTTTTTTAAATCATATTTGTTTTTCCCATCTAATTTCCGAATTGTTTAGGAGCATTAAACCGCCCTCTATCAAATGAGCTACTTTAGGACGTTGCTCTTTCAAATTTGAAAGATGTGTCAATACTTCCAGTGAAAAACTAGAATCCTCTTTAGCAACCAACTCATAAATCTCCAAAGAAAGAAGCCAGTCGTTTGGATATTTTTGCTTTAGAATTTCATATATATTTTGAAGCTTGGTCGAATCCTGTTCAGATTCATGACGAATCACTCTCACTTCTTTATAAAGAGAGTTTAATTCATTTTCCTCCGCCGAAAGATTAGGACGAATGGTTTTGCTATTAGAAATATGCGTTACCAGATCAAATGAATTAAAATCGGCAGCACCCGCAAATGCTGAAACAATCTCCTTCCCTACCGCCATATCAAAATCTCCCATTTCTGGAGTAAACAACAATTCATCTTTATATTTTACCGTGCAATCCGTAAACTGGATAAGCATTAACTCACCTCTAAGGTTTCTCATTCCGGTAACGTTTAAACCTTCTACGGTAATTCCGCTTTCAAACTCAAATGAAATAGGTTTTCCATCATAAAAATTATAAGCCTGTAGATCGCGCGGACCCATATTTTCAATAGATAGATTTATGCCCTTCAATTTGCCCAAGGGAGAACGAAAACCGTTAATATGTCTATTAATCCCGTGCCCGATTACTTCCTTTTCCCGATAACTGAGAGCGGTTTTTCCTTTGGTCTCAAAGTAAATTACTTCGTTATCCTCATTTTGTATCATTCGGCTAAAGTGTCCGCTAATTTGTAAGCCCGTACTAATTTCAATAGTACCTAATTGTCGGGATTTTATGAGTTTTTCCAATCCTCGCCATCCGCCTTTTCGCACCGCCATGGTATTTGCAAACTCTTCCAGGACTTCTTGCAAATACGCAAAATCAGGAGTAACATAGAGTTGGGGTTGTGGCTTGGTAATATCAAACTCTTGATAGGCGGCATCAATAGAATAAGGGATTTTCTTCACTTCTTCTTTCATACACCAAACACTTTCCCCAATGGAAGATAGCAAGCCCGCACCATAAATTTTTGGATTTTCCACCGTGCCCACCAAGCCATATTCAACTGTCCACCAATGCAAATTCCGAATCAGGGAAATTTCAGAAGGATTTACTTTCTTGTTTTGAAGTTCTTCCAAACGGTGTTCTGCAGCATTGATTAT includes:
- a CDS encoding GLPGLI family protein: MLKHLYLTIIISLLACYGFAQQISGSAFYTSMYKEDEPKFDEEEMEDPLTQALAEQLKKGFLDEYELQFNQEESIFKKIPKLEKPDPNKGGISISMSLMGENEILYKNIKENKLINEKELYGKPFLIQDTIEIRDWKLSKESKTIGEYVCFKATYLPPSLSGDKDNEENSSTHSETKEEEIIAWYTPQIPVKNGPKNYGGLPGLILEVQEGKLIFLCTKIVLSPKEPMGIIKPSKGKKVSQKEFDAILEKKNEEMRENFKTRKRRE
- a CDS encoding GLPGLI family protein, producing MKAFITLLFLIFSLQNFAQNISGQAYYQSKNALDFDVSDTKSQLSEDVKKTILDGMKSMLENTFILTFNKEESIYREEEKLDANPAYAGMKMMMGSFMPGPMYKNLKTGKMLEENEFFGKQFLVTDTIQKLDWKLEKESKQIGQYVVFKATAIKKIDPNDFLMARPKKKDSSANEAKDEKEKNADNKKNEIPDPMDMIEIPEEIEITAWYTPQIPVSNGPGEYGGLPGLIMELSFYKTTILCSKIVMNPKAAEKIEAPKKGKEVSREEYTKIVKEKTEELRENFRNMGGRRGSGF
- a CDS encoding GLPGLI family protein, producing MKKIIPFLFIIFSISLSAQNISGKAYYKSNTNTGRDYSEMPEEKRLRLEKRDKELYEKTYILTFNNKESIFKEEETLKDPRTSAYMMGVFSAMRSYIIKSIFKNLETRRIIEEREFLGKKFLIDDTLTNIDWQLEKESKQIGEHIVFKATATIKVDLNDYRTQISTPQDSVETKNEGIFIATAWYTPQIPVSNGPDEYSGLPGLIMELNVGRTTFLCSKIILYNENKVKINPPKKGEVVTYEKFEKIVALKKEELEKN
- a CDS encoding carboxypeptidase-like regulatory domain-containing protein; translated protein: MNKILFFLFTIFSLSLSAQSIKVRGTIKDSIGSPLEFANVIASIKSTGETESYGITNHEGRFQLDLPKGNTYVLRASFLGFQNAEKLVEVPDNAQNMQIDFILKEQENRLDDVELVYEMPVTIKGDTIVYNADSFTSGTERKLGDVLKKLPGVEVNKEGEIQVEGKTVQKVMVEGKDFFDGDSKLATKNIPADAVDKVEVLRNYNEVGQMRGLGNDQDNIAINIKLKEGKKNFWFGEVTGGAGIADDYGDENGRYLVHPKLFYYSPKYSINLITDFNNIGEVPFTFMDYFKFTGGFRNINRSGGTNFNISNSDLGFAMAQNDRAKAITAKFIAGNFSYAVNKKWDVSGFTILSDNKTDIVNSSIRQYNLQGITEKTDSENNQHSQLGMLKLSSRYKPSHNFQLDYDVLAKTSNQRQDDTTISISAGNQNDISGLKENKPLSINQNLNAYYTLNEKNIFAAQLQHLYQDEDPFYQAVQDINPFMGNPEIPDPVVLAERYNINQDKNVKSNKIDGKIDYYYVLNNLSNLNFTLGTTYSNQKFKSGIFQILDNGDTNPFVSDDFNNDVSYTFSDIFLGLHYKLKTGKFIITPGITLHNYNLKNEQFGTISSQNDWRILPDLNVILELKKSENLRFNYSISSEYSDVNNYAQAYVFNNYNRLFKGNRELENSLSHNYNLSYFSFNLFNYTNIHGRLNYSRRIDAIKNTTVFSGINQVSRPLNFDSNFPDETFSAYGSFSKRVKKIEFKLNANLYLSKVHNIINEEIRESESFTQNYTASIASNFRKFPNIEVGYTFIKNDYDNGGGNQTFFTNKPYAKLDMRFLKNFDFVADWDYYNYTNEEKSIKNTYSFLNANLYYQNGESPWEFSVRATNILNTKSLNNDSFSEQFTIASQYFVMPRIVMFVIKYDL
- a CDS encoding phosphoadenosine phosphosulfate reductase domain-containing protein — its product is MKVEAKKKDEVLDLGYYNKILREKSAEYIIQWALSFAEKPIITSNFRPYATVLIHAVVQQKPDIPVIWCDTGFNTSSTYEHIWEMEKSLRLNLYKYKPTFSKEFISYYYGIPDVNDRLHALFTELVKMEPFRRALKDHNPDVWFTNVRQGQSEHREKLDILSYTKNGILKVSPFYYATTKDLYQYTQQYNLAIEFDYYDPTKGEADRECGIQLL
- a CDS encoding GNAT family N-acetyltransferase, whose product is MNYTFRKATIQDIPQIWQILQDAIARRKDDGSNQWQDGYPNPETIENDITIEAGYILEIDSQIAGYAAILINDEPEYDNLKGKWLTTGDFVVFHRLAVAKEFLGKGMASELFLQIEKFAKDHNINSIKADTNFDNLAMLHLFENLGYHFCGEVYFRGSARKAYEKVL
- a CDS encoding DUF4230 domain-containing protein, with protein sequence MKKFLLGVIVALAIVFVFRFCDNKKSDRETISADTALIQKELKNVGKLVVTEGTYGQVFSFKASKDLLFGLTYANKRALVVVNANATIAYDLSKIQTEIDEATKTVTITKIPEPELSINPNIEYYDVQQDYLNKFDASDYNKIKRRVEKSLREKIQESELRTNAENRLISELSKIYILTNSMGWTLKYNATVVENEDDLQQLKL
- a CDS encoding IS4 family transposase, with protein sequence MLEKIKATIFSNELKTEFKVSNEHFTRNRKQCFPILLLFMLNFLRKSLSLEIENFTSLLKAGSNSKFTKSAFVQARKKIRPEVFDELSRVLLNEFYTDNVPAIKLWNGFRLLAVDGTRITLPITDELKAIYGETKNQSSTVLVQARCSVIYDVLNKYVLDGILAPVVRGERDLALTHLEHCKSNDLIIYDRGYPSYDFIQQHVKSEFDYLMRVKTSFSGLVMDFEKSRKKSLVVAIYPGKNAKLTDKEYTKNCPIKVRLVRIELGKGNVEILMTSLLDSNLYPTSQFKELYFKRWGVETFYDELKNKLRVEHFSGYSNQSILQDFKAALFVSNVQTLIVSELEDELKDINRGKKYDYKVNTNISYGLLKNRVVTLFLDEKTDGSDIVEELKSLYKSHLVPSRPNRKSERNPGKYRARIKPKITKNQKDGV
- a CDS encoding rhodanese-like domain-containing protein, with product MGLLDFLFGNKTKKIQDFKNRGAIILDVRSKGEYDSGAIPGSKNIPLQSLNSKMSTIKKWNKPVICCCASGMRSASAAGILKSQGVEAMNGGGYFSLSKKL